The genomic segment ACTGGCTATGTGCTTCCCTCGTGGAAGGAAGGGCAATTGGCGCACGGCTACCGCGGCGCCCGCGATTGGGGAACTCTGCGCGGCCATCCTTGGGCAAGCGACGGGCCCTACTGGCACCTGCGCGCCAACGGCGGTATCCTTTCCACGGTCACCGACCTCTACAAGTGGCACCTGGCCCTCGAGGGGGGCCGCATTCTGCCCGACAGCCTGCGCGCGCTTCTCTCCCACCCTTTCGTGCGCGAAGGCCCTGATGCAGACTCCTTCTACGGCTACGGCTGGTCGATTTCCACAACCCCCAGGGGAACGCGGCTCGTAGGCCACAACGGCGGCAACGGCATCTTCTCGGCCGACTTTTTGCGTTTTCTCGACGAGGGCGTGGTCATCATCTGTCTGGCGAACGTGGCTGGCAAACCGGCTTGGCAAGTGAGCCAGACGGTCGCGCGCATCCTGTTTGGCGAAGCATATGAGCTCCCCCCGGAGAAGACCGAACTCCTCGATCCTGCCACGCTGGCCAGCTCCCCTATGGGGGCCCATGTCATGGCGCTCCTGGAAATCTTGGCACAGGGAGATAGCAGCGCAGCCGCCGAAAACCTGGGTGCGCATTTCGCTGAATCCTACCGCCAGCCAGAGAAGCGACAACGCCTCTTGGCCTTCGTGCAGCGCGTCGGGAGCAGGCAGGCGCCTTTACGCCTTGTCAGAGCGGAAAGGGTCGGTCCCACCACCATCGAGCTCACCGCCAAGTCCGAAAGGACGGGGGATTGGTGGTTGCTGACCGTGGATTTCGAGGAGCAGGAGCCACACCGCATCGCCGGCATCCGCATGCAGGACACGGTCCCCCCCGAAGGCCAAGAGGAACAGTAGGGCGAGCGTCCGCGGGGGCGCGCCGCCCGCTCATCGCTCCTGGAACATGGGCTCAGGGATGCTGAGCTAAGAACTCGGTCACTACCGCAGCAAAATCCTCAGGCGCGTCGGCAAAGAGAAAGTGGCCAGCCTGCGGCATGGTACGCAGCTCGGCGTGAGGGAGCACTTGGGCATACATGGCGCTGGCCGCCTCCGGCTGGATGTCCATTCCCCCATGGAGGATGAGCGCCGGTGCGCTGACCCGCTGCAGAGCAGTCCGGTAGTCGTGCTTCTTGCCCATGCTGAGGTACATCGCCTGCACCATCCAGCCGCCGTTGCCGTGGAAGCGAAGCGTGGTGGGCACCGGCATGCCCTTCGCCTTCGCGGCAGCAAGGTAGAACCTGGTGAAACGGGAGTTCAGGCCGATCATCTCCCCCTCGCTCCGCGCAAAGAGCCCTTTGAAGTCGAGATACTCCTTGAGGAAAGCAGCATAGTCGCTCTTGAGCTCTGCTGGGAGGAGCGCGCCCACCTCATTCAGGAGGTTCCCTTCGCCGGGGAAGACGAGGAGCTGCGCTGGGGCAATCAACACTAATGCGCGCACGTGTTCGGGGAACTCCGCCGCGTACAGGGTGGCGAGAAACGCGCCAAATGAGTGCCCGACCAGGATCAACCGATCCACGCCCAGGATGCGACGGATACGCTCGATGTCGGCCACCTGGGCGCCAATGCCGAGGGCCCGGTCCAGGTTCAGCATGTTGCGATAGAAACTCTTTTCGGACAGCCTATCCACCGGCCGGGTGGAGTTGCCACAGCCGCGCTGGTGGTAGTAGATGACGCGATACTGCGCCGCCAGCTGATGCAGACCAGGCGGAGGCCCGAGGTAGGGGTAGCCAGGGCCACCGTGCAGCACCAAGACCTCTGGGCCAGACCCTTCTTCGAAGTAGAATAGCTTCACGTTCGGCTCAACCAGCCAGAGGTTGGCGCCCGCCGTTTGCGGCGGCGGAGCCAGCGGCGCCCGCAGATTCTTCGCCGCCCGCACCATTCCTGGTCGGTACAAGGGCTTTCCAGCGGAAACGACAAAGAGCACGCCCACGACCACCACTAGTACTAGCACCACCGCCAGCAGCACCAATAGCACTCTCTTGACCACAGTTCCTCCTCCTCAGTCGACAAAGCTCCAGTTCACGCCCCAGGTGAAAAAGCGCGTGGGCATGGGGTATCCCCAGGTGGTCTGGTACACGAGCCCGAGCAGATTTTCCATCCTCACCCAGACGACGGCGTTGCGCATGATCCGCGCCGTCGCCTCGGCGCCAGGGACGGCCAACGGTGACAGCCTGTGCTCGATGTTCGCGTCATAGCGGTCGCCGAGGAGCTGGCAGAAGAGCTGCGCAGTGAGCTCGAGGTCCGAATTGAACAAGGAAAGCCCATAGCCTGCGGTGAGCCAGCCGTGCCAACTCGGCAGTTCCGCCAGGCGCTGGTCCCCGAGGAGGGGCGTCTGCGCCACG from the Calditrichota bacterium genome contains:
- a CDS encoding serine hydrolase, which produces TGYVLPSWKEGQLAHGYRGARDWGTLRGHPWASDGPYWHLRANGGILSTVTDLYKWHLALEGGRILPDSLRALLSHPFVREGPDADSFYGYGWSISTTPRGTRLVGHNGGNGIFSADFLRFLDEGVVIICLANVAGKPAWQVSQTVARILFGEAYELPPEKTELLDPATLASSPMGAHVMALLEILAQGDSSAAAENLGAHFAESYRQPEKRQRLLAFVQRVGSRQAPLRLVRAERVGPTTIELTAKSERTGDWWLLTVDFEEQEPHRIAGIRMQDTVPPEGQEEQ
- a CDS encoding alpha/beta hydrolase, translated to MVKRVLLVLLAVVLVLVVVVGVLFVVSAGKPLYRPGMVRAAKNLRAPLAPPPQTAGANLWLVEPNVKLFYFEEGSGPEVLVLHGGPGYPYLGPPPGLHQLAAQYRVIYYHQRGCGNSTRPVDRLSEKSFYRNMLNLDRALGIGAQVADIERIRRILGVDRLILVGHSFGAFLATLYAAEFPEHVRALVLIAPAQLLVFPGEGNLLNEVGALLPAELKSDYAAFLKEYLDFKGLFARSEGEMIGLNSRFTRFYLAAAKAKGMPVPTTLRFHGNGGWMVQAMYLSMGKKHDYRTALQRVSAPALILHGGMDIQPEAASAMYAQVLPHAELRTMPQAGHFLFADAPEDFAAVVTEFLAQHP